AATTTAGTGGAATTAGAGAAAAATTCTTGCTTATTAGATACCCATTCTGCTGATGAATTAATTATTGCATTAGATGAGTTTTTAAAAGGTTTAAACCCCAGTAATGAACTGGCGGAAATCGGGTTTGCTGATGATAGTTTTATCAAAACTGCCCTAGAGTCAGATTTATCTGATTGCATTCAAAGAGTGCAAGAAATTATTGAAAGTGAGGATTTAGCTACCCCTAAAAATGTCAAAAACAGTATTGATACTCTATTAGAAGAATGTGAATTATTAGGTCAAGCTCTTAATTGTCATTGGTTGGTAGAAATTAGTCAATTAATTAAACAGTTAAAATCAGCTTCTGAGGATGATATTATTAATTTTACCAAAGAAGCGATCGCACTTATAGAAAAGAATAAACAACTATATCTTGTCGAAACTAATCCTCAACTTCCTCAATATTCTGACTACTTTCAAAAATTATTATTAGGGGATGCTCCAGAAAAAATTGAACAACTAATTATAGAACAACAACCAGCAGTAGTAACGCCGCAAAAAATAGCAGAAAATAAGCCTAAATTTAATTTAGAAAAGCCGCCTTTACCTAGTAATAATCGTAATTTGAGAATCCCCATTAATAAGGTTAATAAAATGGGTGATTTAACAGGACAACTATTAGTTTTTTACGAACAATTAAGCCTCTATGAAAATCAAATAAAAAGAGGGAGTTTAAGTCTGAAAAAAAGGACAAGGCTATTATCTCCTTTAAAAGAACAGCTGGAATATCTGTATGATCAATTCAGCGTTAGAGAAAAAGAAAATTTTAATCATAATGGTCATAGTTCAAAAGCGAAAAATGAAGAGAAAATAGAGTTTGACACCCTAGAATTTGATGAATATACCCAAATTCACACAACCCTACAAAGTTTAACAGAATTGATTATTCAAATCCAAGAATTAAGAGAAGATTTTGACTTAGTTAATCGGGAATTTCAAGAGACTTTGATTGATATGAGAAAATGTCTTGATACCCTTGATCAAGAATTAAGAGAAGTGCGCTTAGTTCCTTTTATTAACTTAGCAGGAAGTTTTGTTAAACCTCTCGAAAAATTAAATAAAGATTACCATAAATCTGTTCAATTAATTATAGAAGGAGAACAAGTTTTAATTGACCAAAATATTATTGAAACTCTCAGAACACCCTTTAATCATATTATCAGAAATGCTTTTGATCATGGTATAGAAATGCCAGATATAAGAGAAAAAAAAGGGAAATCGAACCCCGCACAAATTAAATTAAGTGCAAAACTAGAAGGAAATAATGTGATTTTAACTATTGCTGATGATGGGCAAGGAATAGATATTAAAAAAGTCTATGAAAAAGCAAAAATGCTTGGCTTATTTCCTCAAAATAAAGAATTTGATCAACTCCCCAGAGAGGAAATTTTAGGAACTATTTTTTCCCCCGGATTTTCCACTGCCTCTCAAGTTAGTGACTTGTCAGGGAGAGGGATGGGTATGGATATTGTTAAAGCGGAAATTGAAAAATTAAGAGGTACTATTGAGGTAAAGACAGAAATAGGAAAAGGCACAATCTTTCAGCTAAAAATTCCTATGGCATTGAATATTATTTCTTTGCTCCTAGTTAAAATTGGTTCTCATACAGTGGCGATTCCTTCCGAAAATGTCTTGCGAGTAATTCGTCTTTCTGACCACGAAATTCAAGATAATCAAATATTATGGGAAGACGAAAGAATTTCTTTTTATAATCTCGCACAAATATTACCCTACAATGCACCTAATTTATCCATTGACATGGGACAACCCTATGCAGGTTTACTATTGCAAATTGGGGGAGAAAAAGTCGTTATGGCAGTGGATGCGGTAGTGGATGAAAAACCCTTAGTCAGTAAAAGTTTGGATGATACTGTGGCAATTCCCCCTTATTTAGGAGGTTGTACAATCTTAGGTAGTGGAACTGTTGTTCCTATTTTCGTTCCTGATTACTTTAAATCCCTACTCATTCAAAGAGAAAGCAAACGACAGTTAAAGGAAATAGAGAAAGAGACTCTAACGGTTAAGATGGATGAGTTATCAATTATGATTATTGATGACTCTGTGGCTGTCAGACGAACCCTGAATCGTACTTTAACTCAAGTGGGTTATAACGTTACTCAATGTCGAGATGGTAAGGAAGCATGGAATACCTTACAAAGTACATCAGAGCATTTTGATTTGGCTATTTGCGATTTAGAAATGCCCGGATTTGACGGTTACAAAGTATTACAGTTAATTCGAGCATCGGAGGCATGGAAAAATTTACCTGTAATTATACTTACATCCCGTGACAATGATTTACACCGACAAAAAGCCATGGATTTAGGGGCAAATGCTTATTTAACAAAGCCCTTTAACCCCTTAAAAATTATTGAAAAAGTTAAAGATGTGACTTTAAGATTTTAGTTAGTTTACTGATGTTACGCAAAAAGATAATTAGTTGTTGTTTTGAGGTATCAGGTGTCAGGTATCAGGTGTCAGGTTTAAAGTCAGAAAAATTCACCCTTTTTTATTTTGACTTAGTTTTTCGATTAAACTATGTAACATTCTGCCAATTTCCTCACATTTGTTTAAAGTAACTTTTAATTCTTGCTCTTTAAGATAACCTCAGTTCGGTTTAAGAATATTGGATAAGGGTAGGTGTCAGGTTTCAGGTTGCAGGAACAGCAGGTGTTGAGAGAAAGTAATGAGTAACAAATAATGAGTGTTCGGGGTTTTTAATTCCTAATTCTTAATTTTTCCTTTGCCCTCCCCCCTCTTGAGGGGGGATAAAGGGGGGTTCGCCTCTTGCCTCTTGCCTTTTGCCTTTTTTTCTCCATCATTCATAGATGAAAATTTATCCCGAACTCAGGTTAAGATAGCCTAATCGTCCTACAATCATCAAATGAGTTTCTAATTCTTTGAGTGAGCCATTTGCCATAGAAAGATGACGAATATAATCACCCAAATGATTTCTCCCTTTTCCTTCTACGATGTTGGCAGGAATTGAAACTGCGGCTCTTTGTATTTGACTACTTAAACCATAAATTTCTGTTTTGGGAAATTGAGAAGTTAATTGATAGATAACATATTACTACCAAATCCATTGATTTTTGCCAAATCGTTAAATCTCGATAACTTTTTAGTTCAATCATTTTTATTATTTCCTGAAACCTGAAACCTGAAACCTGAAACCTCCCTTAACTTAACACATCAATAAGTGCGTAACGTCAGTTAGTTTAGATAAGTTTAAACAGCGACTTCAAAAGCAACTCCTTCTAAAACAAATTGAGGATAGTTGGCGAGAATACTATTTTTCTCTTCTTCTCCTACAAATAAATATGTACCGGGTTGACTGGTATTTTGAAAACGGTAAATATCTTGTCCTAAATTAGCGTCTGCTCCATAAGTATAAAAAGCGATACCTTCTTCGATAAAGTTGGTATAGTTTTGACGAATATTACGACTTTCCTCCTCTGCCGCATAAAGATAAGTACCGGGTATATCCCTATTTTGAAAACGATTGAAACGAATTAATTGATCTTGATTTTCATTTTCTGGTACATCTCCTGTCACACTGACTTTAAAACTCTGTCTGGCGGATTCTCCCAATAGATTGGTGGCTTTGATGGTAATATCCGTTTCTCCTGTCTTAATGGTATCTCCATTGGCTTGACTAGCGGTTTTGAAGGCTAATCCCTCTTCCTTAAAATTGCGGAAATTACTGAGAATACTTTGTCTTTCTTGCTCACCGACAAATAAATATGTACCGGGTAAATCTTGATTTTGGAAGCGATAGAGGGGAGTTTTTAAAGAGCTACCGTAATCTAAAATGAGGTTTCCTTGATTATCAAAACTAGCACTAACAACATCAGGATCAGTATTACTTTCTACAGTGAAGGTGAATTCGAGTACATTGTCAATGGTAATATTTTCAAAGCGGACAAATTGATTATCTTCGGTGAATGGATAAGAGGGATAGGGAAAATTAAAATCGTTGGCAATAGTATTATCATTAACGGGTAGGCGAGAAAAAAAAGTTGAAAATTGAGAAGAGGTGACTGGATTAATTACCGGCAAAGAAGTATTGGTAACGGGTAAAGATGCGATCGCGCCTACTGTATTCAAATCTTCTGGGGATAAAACTTGACCAAAAACAGTCAAACCACCACCACGGGTATCAAAATCAGGATTATCACCAACATTAAAAACCCATCGATTTCTGGCACTATTGGCTTCATCTGTTAGCTTATACATAGCAATCGTACCAGCTTTATTGGACCGTTGGGAGCTAAATTCATCCTCAATAGGTGCACTGGGAGTAATACGTTTAACTTCTAAATTCTCGACAGTATAAGCCCCCCCTAAAATATATTTGGATTGAGAAGTAGAAAAAGAACGATCAATGATGGAGTTGTTATAACTACCACCATCAACGTAACTAGTAAAATTATTGACTGCAATGGGCGCGCCCTCTCCTGTTTGGTCAAATAAAACAATATTAATTTCACCACTACCTAAAGAATTATCCTCTAAATTAAAATTAGCTACTTTTCCAGTGGTTAAAGGATCATCAAAATGATTCAATAAATTAATGGTAGTGCTACTGGTTTCAAGATTAAAAGATTGATCGCTAATAGGAGTAATGTTAATTGTCATGGGTGTCTTGTATGATAACTCGTGAGAATATAGATTAACTACTCATCATCATACAAGAGTTTTGCCTCTAAATTGCTACTTCAAAAGCAACCCCTTCTAAAACAAATTGAGGATAGTTAGCAAGAATACTATTTTTCTCCTCTTCCCCTACAAATAAATATGTACCGGGTTGACTCGTATTTTGAAAACGGTAAATATCTTGTCCTAAATTAGCATCTGCTCCATAAGTATAAAAAGCGATACCTTCTTCAATAAAATTGGTATAGTTTTGACGAATATTACGACTTTCTTCCTCTGCCGCATAAAGATAAGTACCGGGTATATCTCTATTTTGAAAACGATTGAAACGAATTAATTGATCTTGATTTTCATTTTCTGGTATATTCCCTGTCACGTTGATATTAAAAGTATCTCTAACAGATTCTCCCAAAAGATTGGTGGCTTTGATGGTAATATCTGTTTCCCCTGTTGCAATAGTATCTCCATCGGCTTGACTAGCGGTTTTGAAAGCTAATCCTTCTTCCTTAAAATTGCGGAAATTACGGAGAATATTCTGTCTTTCTTCTTCTCCCACAAATAAATATGTGCCGGGTAAATCTTGGTTTTGGAAGCGATAGAGGGGAGTTTTGAAAAAGCTACCGTAGTCTAAAATGAGGTTTCCCTCAGTGTCAATAGTGGCGGTGACAACTTCAGGGTTAGTATTTCTTTCTACGGTAAAAGTTAATTCAGCTACATCTTGAACCGTAATACTTTCAAAACGAATAAAGTCTTCATCTTGATTGAGGCTAGGATTATTAACATCAACATTTTTCGGATTAACAGGTAATGTATTAAAAGCAGAATTTAGACTAGAAGCATTTACCACTGGCAAAGATGCGATCGCATCTACAGTATTCAAATCTCTTTGAGATAAAACCTGTCCAAAAACCGTAAACCCACCATTTTGATTATCTAAATTACCAGAATTATCCCCCAAATTAAAAAACCATTGACTTGTAGCGCTATTGGGGTCATCTCCCAGCTTTGCCATGGCAATTGTACCCCTAACATTAGAACGCTCTTCACTAAATTCATTCTGAATTGGAGAATTTGTCGGCACACGATTAAGAGTCAAGTTATTGACAGTAAAACCTCCTCCTTGAATGACGAAAGGAGTAGGGGTAACTACGGAACGATGAATAATAGAGTAATCATAGCGACCACCATTGACATAATTGATAAAATTATTGACAGTAATTGGGGCTCCTTCTCCCGTTTGGTCAAATAAAACAATATTGATTTCTCCATTACCAATGGAATTATCTGTCAAATTAAAATTGGCGACTTTTCCTGTAGTAAAAGGATCGTCAAAATTATCAAATAAATTAACAACCGTTCTAATATTGCTAATATCAACGGATATATTATCAATAGGATCAATATTAATAGTCATAAATCAAAATAATGGTAATCTTGTTAAATTTAAGTTTAATTTACCATTGATTTTTGTTTCCCCCAATTTTATATCGAATTGTAAAAGACCGATATTTTTAATGGCTAGTAGGGGTTGAATATTATTCAACCCGTGAGAGGATTAGTATTTATTTTGTAAATAAATGAAATTTTAAGAAAACAATTCTGAACCAACAACCATCTCTGTTGCTTTACCATTAGCTTCCATCTTCAAGTCATGAATATTGCGACTCATTTCTCTGGCTTGATGATAGCTGTCTATATCACCCTGTTCAAAATATAATAATGCCGCTTTGCGCAAGTCATCCACTGCTTTTTGTTTCATATTACTATCGAGATATAAAACCCCTCTTTTATGGTAGGCTTTTGCCATATTCCCATCTCGTTTAATGGCTTCGGTGTAATCTTCGATCGCACCTGTTATATTACCTAATTTTTCATAACCCACACCCCGTTGATAAAAGAAATCAGCAGAATCAGCATTATTACGCAATTCTTGGGAAAGATTTTCCACTTCTTTGAGATTGCTAACAACATTATTTAATTCTTGATGTTGTAAATCTAGGCGTTTAATCTCTTGAGCAATGTCTGCTTTTTGACTATTAAGAAGTTCTTGAATAGAATGCTGTAGCCTTTCCATGCTTGTGCCTAAATCCGCTTTATAATCCATCAAAGTTTGATTTAATTCAACGTGATTGCTCTCAATTTTTTGAGTTAGTTCATTAATAGTTTCCTGTTGTTGATTGTAGGCATTTACCAATCCCTCATACTGTTGTTTACGACTAAATACATTACAACCTACCCCCACCGTTAAACCAGCAGAAGCATAAGCCACGTTAGCTGTTGCAATAGATGCGATCGCACCTACCGCCGAAATACCTAAGCCTACATAGCCGAGAATGTCTTGTTGTTTTTCCATCATGATTAAATAAATACTCCATTGAGATAGTTAATAGTTAATAGAGGAAAATAATCTAATTATTGCCCTTTTCCCAAATTCATCTTTTCTTTTCCCTCGCACCACCAAAAAACGGAAATACCTTCTGACTGACTAAACCAAAACTGCACAATTAAGCTCAAATGCAGGGATCGCATATTTAGCTTCTTCAGGCGTAAGAAACTCAGGTACAACCTTCAATAACAAATCATAGGTTTCAATATTATCATCAGTAAAATTATAGGCACGGGAAATAGTTTGAAACCATAACAACATATTCGTGCGTAATCTTTCCATGTCATCAAATAATAAAGCAGTGGCACTGTAACGCAATAAATCCACCATATCTCTTAAACAAGTGACATAATAGTCTTTCCAGTTAGGATGAAGTTTTTGTTTTTCTTCTTTGACGCGATCGCAAATTGCCTGAGCATTATCTCTAATTTTAATATAAGCACTCATTCTTAACTGATGAGAATCGAGATAATCTTCTAAAAACTGTAGCTCATAATCTTGAGCATAACGTCCATCCACTTCTAAAGTTAAATCAGAAAATTGTCTTAACATAATCTAAAACTCCCTTATTGATTAAATAAATTAAATAGCATCAACACTTTGAGCTAAATATTTAGATACTTCACCCTTAGTATCACTCAATTGAGTAATCATCGAGCGAGTAATTAACTTACCTTCCTCCACTAAAATCTTCCCAGAAATAGGATGAAGGATATTTTGCTGAGCTCTTCTACCAATCAAAGACTCAACATCATCAATCTGACTTAAATACATCCCCGAAGGAAGTTCCACCACAACCCCATCTCCAATCACCCTCGCTTGACAAGCTAAACGGGAATTCATCTTACAAGTGGTAATAACTTCTAAAGTTCTTTTTTCCCGACG
This is a stretch of genomic DNA from Cyanobacterium aponinum PCC 10605. It encodes these proteins:
- a CDS encoding response regulator, which translates into the protein MLDANSLAAIALEARNCFLEEDAPEFLEILTRGIEDLKQILNESKNNQNLHDVYKELGRAAHSIKGGAGMAEMPLVSKLAHRIEDLFEALQQDRVEDLDTTLGLLVLGIEELENLVELEKNSCLLDTHSADELIIALDEFLKGLNPSNELAEIGFADDSFIKTALESDLSDCIQRVQEIIESEDLATPKNVKNSIDTLLEECELLGQALNCHWLVEISQLIKQLKSASEDDIINFTKEAIALIEKNKQLYLVETNPQLPQYSDYFQKLLLGDAPEKIEQLIIEQQPAVVTPQKIAENKPKFNLEKPPLPSNNRNLRIPINKVNKMGDLTGQLLVFYEQLSLYENQIKRGSLSLKKRTRLLSPLKEQLEYLYDQFSVREKENFNHNGHSSKAKNEEKIEFDTLEFDEYTQIHTTLQSLTELIIQIQELREDFDLVNREFQETLIDMRKCLDTLDQELREVRLVPFINLAGSFVKPLEKLNKDYHKSVQLIIEGEQVLIDQNIIETLRTPFNHIIRNAFDHGIEMPDIREKKGKSNPAQIKLSAKLEGNNVILTIADDGQGIDIKKVYEKAKMLGLFPQNKEFDQLPREEILGTIFSPGFSTASQVSDLSGRGMGMDIVKAEIEKLRGTIEVKTEIGKGTIFQLKIPMALNIISLLLVKIGSHTVAIPSENVLRVIRLSDHEIQDNQILWEDERISFYNLAQILPYNAPNLSIDMGQPYAGLLLQIGGEKVVMAVDAVVDEKPLVSKSLDDTVAIPPYLGGCTILGSGTVVPIFVPDYFKSLLIQRESKRQLKEIEKETLTVKMDELSIMIIDDSVAVRRTLNRTLTQVGYNVTQCRDGKEAWNTLQSTSEHFDLAICDLEMPGFDGYKVLQLIRASEAWKNLPVIILTSRDNDLHRQKAMDLGANAYLTKPFNPLKIIEKVKDVTLRF
- a CDS encoding four helix bundle protein, which translates into the protein MYQLTSQFPKTEIYGLSSQIQRAAVSIPANIVEGKGRNHLGDYIRHLSMANGSLKELETHLMIVGRLGYLNLSSG
- a CDS encoding peptidylprolyl isomerase, whose product is MTINITPISDQSFNLETSSTTINLLNHFDDPLTTGKVANFNLEDNSLGSGEINIVLFDQTGEGAPIAVNNFTSYVDGGSYNNSIIDRSFSTSQSKYILGGAYTVENLEVKRITPSAPIEDEFSSQRSNKAGTIAMYKLTDEANSARNRWVFNVGDNPDFDTRGGGLTVFGQVLSPEDLNTVGAIASLPVTNTSLPVINPVTSSQFSTFFSRLPVNDNTIANDFNFPYPSYPFTEDNQFVRFENITIDNVLEFTFTVESNTDPDVVSASFDNQGNLILDYGSSLKTPLYRFQNQDLPGTYLFVGEQERQSILSNFRNFKEEGLAFKTASQANGDTIKTGETDITIKATNLLGESARQSFKVSVTGDVPENENQDQLIRFNRFQNRDIPGTYLYAAEEESRNIRQNYTNFIEEGIAFYTYGADANLGQDIYRFQNTSQPGTYLFVGEEEKNSILANYPQFVLEGVAFEVAV
- a CDS encoding peptidylprolyl isomerase; translation: MTINIDPIDNISVDISNIRTVVNLFDNFDDPFTTGKVANFNLTDNSIGNGEINIVLFDQTGEGAPITVNNFINYVNGGRYDYSIIHRSVVTPTPFVIQGGGFTVNNLTLNRVPTNSPIQNEFSEERSNVRGTIAMAKLGDDPNSATSQWFFNLGDNSGNLDNQNGGFTVFGQVLSQRDLNTVDAIASLPVVNASSLNSAFNTLPVNPKNVDVNNPSLNQDEDFIRFESITVQDVAELTFTVERNTNPEVVTATIDTEGNLILDYGSFFKTPLYRFQNQDLPGTYLFVGEEERQNILRNFRNFKEEGLAFKTASQADGDTIATGETDITIKATNLLGESVRDTFNINVTGNIPENENQDQLIRFNRFQNRDIPGTYLYAAEEESRNIRQNYTNFIEEGIAFYTYGADANLGQDIYRFQNTSQPGTYLFVGEEEKNSILANYPQFVLEGVAFEVAI
- a CDS encoding 2Fe-2S iron-sulfur cluster-binding protein — its product is MAKTIRLDPLGKETAIKTNDNLLSGLLKNELNVMQECGGRGMCSTCHVYIKEGMESLSPLNRREKRTLEVITTCKMNSRLACQARVIGDGVVVELPSGMYLSQIDDVESLIGRRAQQNILHPISGKILVEEGKLITRSMITQLSDTKGEVSKYLAQSVDAI